Proteins encoded by one window of Chrysemys picta bellii isolate R12L10 chromosome 10, ASM1138683v2, whole genome shotgun sequence:
- the ELFN1 gene encoding protein ELFN1 — MAGRRWAVTSALCVCVAAVSLLHAGGVRADCWLIEGDKGFVWLAICSQNQPPYESIPQQINSTIVDLRLNDNKIKSVQYSSLSRFGNLTYLNLTKNEISYIEDGAFSGQFNLQVLQLGYNRLRNLTEGILRGLGKLEYLYLQANLIEAVTPNAFWECPNIVNIDLSMNRIQRLDSNTFRGLNKLSVCELYSNPFYCSCELLGFLQWLEGFTNMTRTYDRMQCDSPPDYTGYFLLGQGRTGYRNALGMLSTLCTGSSYTMIPRFIPPRYQVTTAPSESPCSDEECFSGDGTTPQVSLHTPVGDTEMRPNIRVKHLTHNSATLTVQIPYPFSKMYILAQYENGFSSIVTKLKKQKEDIELTNLVAQRDYTYCVVSLHHVLRYNHTCLTLSPNKMSREDPVPTPSTATHYIMTILGCLFGMVIVLGVVYYCLRKRRQQEEKHKKAAGSMKKTIIELKYGPEIETTSITQLSQGQMLGVETVTRIPYLPSAGEVEQYKLIDSSETPKATKGNYMEVRTGEQPERRECELSMPPDSQSSVAEISTITKEVDKVNQIINNCIDALKSESTSFQGVKSGAISTAEPQLVLLSEQISGKHGFLSPVYKESYSHPLQRHHSMEAPPKRSSTSSSGSIRSPRSFRSEGSGHKSEAKYIEKTSPTADTILTVTPAAAILRAEAEKIRQYSEHRHSYPGSHQGEQHDSMGGRKPSILEPLTRPRPRDLAYSQLSPQYHNLSYSSSPEYTCKPSHSIWERFKLNRKRHKDEEEYMAAGHALRKKVQFAKDEDLHDILDYWKGVSAQHKS, encoded by the coding sequence ATGGCAGGTCGTCGGTGGGCAGTGACGTCagcactgtgtgtgtgcgtggcGGCCGTCTCTCTGCTGCACGCTGGCGGGGTGCGGGCAGACTGCTGGCTGATCGAGGGCGACAAGGGCTTTGTTTGGCTGGCTATATGCAGCCAGAATCAGCCCCCCTATGAGTCCATCCCTCAGCAAATCAACAGCACCATTGTGGATTTGCGACTGAACGACAACAAGATCAAAAGCGTGCAGTACTCCTCACTCAGCCGCTTCGGTAACCTGACATACCTCAACTTGACGAAGAACGAAATCTCCTACATCGAGGATGGTGCCTTCTCAGGACAGTTTAATCTCCAGGTGCTGCAGCTTGGCTACAACCGCCTGAGGAACCTGACCGAGGGAATCCTCCGGGGCCTAGGAAAGCTGGAGTACCTCTACCTCCAGGCTAACCTCATTGAGGCAGTCACCCCCAATGCCTTCTGGGAGTGCCCCAACATAGTGAACATTGACTTGTCCATGAACAGAATCCAGAGACTGGACAGCAACACCTTTAGGGGCCTGAACAAACTCTCAGTCTGTGAACTCTACAGCAACCCCTTCTATTGCTCCTGTGAACTCCTAGGCTTCCTGCAGTGGCTGGAAGGCTTCACCAACATGACGCGCACCTATGACCGCATGCAGTGCGACTCCCCGCCAGACTACACTGGCTACTTCTTGCTAGGCCAAGGCCGGACCGGTTACCGCAATGCTCTGGGCATGCTCTCCACCCTCTGCACTGGTAGCTCCTACACCATGATACCTCGCTTTATCCCACCCAGATACCAAGTGACCACAGCTCCGTCAGAAAGCCCATGCTCTGATGAAGAGTGTTTCTCCGGGGATGGCACGACACCCCAGGTCTCCCTCCACACGCCCGTGGGTGACACGGAGATGCGCCCCAACATCCGAGTGAAGCATCTCACCCACAACTCGGCCACGCTGACGGTGCAGATCCCGTATCCGTTCAGCAAGATGTACATCCTGGCGCAGTACGAGAATGGCTTCTCTTCCATCGTCACCAAGCTGAAGAAACAGAAGGAGGACATTGAGCTGACTAACCTTGTAGCACAAAGAGACTACACCTACTGTGTGGTCTCCCTCCACCACGTCTTAAGGTACAACCACACTTGCCTCACCCTCTCCCCAAACAAAATGAGCCGGGAGGACCCAGTGCCCACTCCCTCCACTGCCACCCACTATATCATGACCATCCTGGGCTGCCTGTTCGGCATGGTAATTGTTCTGGGGGTGGTGTACTATTGCCTCCGTAAGAGGCGTCAGCAGGAGGAGAAGCACAAGAAGGCAGCTGGCAGCATGAAGAAGACCATCATCGAGCTAAAGTATGGGCCAGAGATAGAAACAACCAGTATCACCCAGCTGTCCCAGGGGCAGATGCTGGGTGTGGAGACAGTGACCCGCATCCCCTACTTGCCCTCTGCTGGGGAGGTCGAGCAGTACAAGTTGATAGACAGCAGCGAGACCCCCAAGGCCACCAAGGGCAACTACATGGAAGTGCGGACAGGAGAGCAGCCCGAGCGACGAGAGTGTGAGCTGTCCATGCCGCCTGACAGCCAGAGCTCCGTGGCTGAGATCTCCACCATCACGAAGGAGGTGGACAAGGTGAACCAGATTATCAACAACTGCATTGATGCCTTGAAATCAGAGTCTACCTCCTTCCAGGGGGTGAAATCGGGGGCGATTTCCACCGCTGAACCTCAGCTGGTACTCTTATCGGAACAGATCTCTGGCAAACATGGCTTCCTGTCCCCTGTGTACAAGGAAAGTTACAGCCACCCGCTGCAGAGACATCACAGCATGGAGGCACCTCCCAAACGCTCCAGCACTTCTTCCAGCGGCTCCATACGGAGCCCCAGATCCTTCCGCTCTGAGGGCTCGGGCCACAAGTCAGAAGCCAAGTACATTGAGAAGACATCCCCAACCGCAGACACCATCCTCACTGTGACACCGGCGGCGGCCATTCTGCGAGCAGAGGCAGAGAAGATCCGACAGTACAGCGAACATCGGCACTCTTACCCGGGCTCACACCAGGGGGAGCAGCACGACAGCATGGGCGGGCGTAAGCCCTCCATTCTGGAACCTTTGACCAGACCCCGCCCCAGAGACCTGGCCTACTCTCAGCTCTCTCCCCAGTATCACAACCTGAGCTACAGCTCCAGCCCAGAGTACACATGCAAACCATCACACAGCATCTGGGAGCGCTTCAAACTCAACCGGAAGCGGCACAAAGACGAGGAGGAATATATGGCGGCCGGCCACGCCCTGCGCAAAAAGGTCCAGTTTGCCAAAGATGAGGATCTTCACGACATCTTAGACTACTGGAAAGGTGTGTCTGCCCAGCACAAGTCCTGA